A genomic stretch from Oscillospiraceae bacterium includes:
- a CDS encoding class I SAM-dependent RNA methyltransferase: MSLKNIQISMPCLFGTEGIAANEIKFKLGITPTCENGRVSFCGELSDVVRANILLSCVERVQILLGTFKASTFDELFCGVKALPLADFIPKDGAFPVKGWSLNSKLTSIPDCQSIVKKAAVECLKQRYQVAWFEETGASYQLMFSIMNDTASIYLDTSGQGLHKRGYRQEGGIAPIKETLAATIADCARVKFYHRVIDPCCGSGTLLIEAARKALNIAPGLDRHFVCERWNLIPQRVFHEIRDKARSEIRQSDEFECFGYDIVPEAVELTLHNAEKAGVGKYVKVALRSISAFKLPEDEKKTVVLANPPYGERLADIEEAKKIYHEMGERFVQRQGVGYYIISPEAEFERIFGRKAQKRRKLYNGMIKCDLYMYY, from the coding sequence ATGTCTTTAAAAAATATCCAAATTTCAATGCCCTGCCTGTTCGGCACCGAGGGCATTGCGGCCAACGAGATCAAATTTAAACTGGGAATCACCCCGACCTGTGAAAACGGCCGGGTTAGTTTTTGCGGAGAGCTTTCCGACGTCGTGAGAGCGAACATTCTGCTGTCCTGCGTCGAGCGGGTTCAGATTCTGCTCGGTACTTTCAAAGCCTCCACTTTCGACGAACTGTTCTGCGGTGTCAAGGCGCTGCCGCTTGCCGATTTCATCCCCAAAGATGGTGCGTTTCCGGTCAAGGGCTGGTCGCTGAACTCCAAACTCACTAGCATTCCCGACTGTCAGTCGATTGTGAAAAAAGCGGCTGTGGAGTGCCTGAAGCAGCGCTATCAGGTCGCCTGGTTCGAAGAGACCGGCGCAAGCTATCAACTGATGTTTTCAATCATGAACGACACGGCCTCGATCTATCTCGACACTTCGGGGCAGGGCTTGCACAAGCGCGGTTACAGGCAGGAGGGCGGAATCGCCCCCATCAAGGAAACGCTGGCTGCCACGATTGCCGATTGCGCACGGGTCAAGTTTTATCACCGGGTCATCGATCCCTGCTGCGGTTCAGGCACACTGTTGATTGAAGCCGCCCGTAAGGCCCTGAATATCGCCCCCGGTCTCGATCGGCATTTTGTCTGTGAGCGGTGGAATCTGATCCCGCAAAGAGTTTTTCATGAAATTCGAGATAAAGCGCGTTCTGAGATCCGCCAGAGCGACGAATTCGAGTGCTTTGGGTATGATATCGTTCCTGAAGCCGTTGAGCTGACGCTGCACAACGCCGAAAAAGCGGGAGTGGGGAAATACGTCAAAGTCGCACTGCGTTCGATTTCGGCATTTAAACTGCCCGAAGACGAAAAAAAGACCGTGGTTTTAGCGAATCCGCCCTACGGTGAGCGGCTTGCCGACATCGAAGAGGCCAAAAAAATCTATCACGAAATGGGCGAACGTTTTGTCCAGCGGCAGGGCGTCGGCTATTATATCATCAGCCCCGAAGCGGAGTTTGAGCGCATCTTTGGGCGTAAAGCCCAAAAACGCCGCAAGCTCTATAACGGGATGATCAAGTGCGATCTGTATATGTATTATTGA
- the yabP gene encoding sporulation protein YabP, with product MPMKFEEPVRQPKPHRIVMDDRRLLSITGVLDVDNFDDGKIEAKTEQGDMIIEGSELHIVRLMVESGELVVEGNIGGIAYINEVGEQRSGGFLGRLFK from the coding sequence ATGCCGATGAAATTTGAGGAGCCGGTCCGGCAGCCCAAACCGCACCGTATCGTAATGGACGACCGCCGTTTACTGAGCATCACCGGAGTACTCGACGTGGACAACTTTGACGACGGAAAAATCGAGGCTAAGACCGAGCAAGGCGATATGATTATCGAGGGAAGCGAGCTGCACATCGTGCGTCTGATGGTTGAGAGCGGCGAACTCGTGGTCGAGGGCAACATCGGGGGTATTGCCTATATCAACGAGGTGGGCGAACAGCGCAGCGGGGGATTTTTAGGGCGGCTGTTTAAATGA
- a CDS encoding S1 RNA-binding domain-containing protein encodes MELEVGAIYTGKVTGITKFGAFIELQPGTVGMVHISEIANSYVEKVSDFLTLGQEVKVKLISIGDGNKLGLSIKKVDPPAPPPSRPQTVRPQARPQEKKADLDPFEEMMAKFKQSSEEKISDLRKSTESRRGSGGYAPRKR; translated from the coding sequence ATGGAACTGGAAGTCGGTGCAATCTACACAGGCAAGGTGACCGGGATTACAAAGTTCGGTGCTTTTATCGAACTCCAACCCGGCACGGTCGGAATGGTACATATCTCCGAAATTGCCAATTCTTATGTCGAGAAAGTGTCTGATTTTCTGACGTTGGGACAGGAGGTCAAGGTTAAATTGATCTCAATCGGCGATGGCAACAAGTTGGGATTGTCGATTAAAAAGGTCGATCCTCCGGCGCCGCCGCCCTCCCGTCCGCAGACGGTAAGGCCGCAAGCGAGACCGCAGGAAAAGAAGGCCGATCTCGATCCGTTCGAGGAAATGATGGCCAAGTTTAAGCAGAGCAGTGAAGAAAAAATTTCGGATCTGCGTAAATCCACTGAATCCCGGCGCGGGAGCGGCGGATACGCGCCGAGGAAAAGGTAG
- a CDS encoding spore cortex biosynthesis protein YabQ has protein sequence MNPIIDSEPAYALSVFLLSCLLGIILSVFYGFFKILRIAIKFNAVAIAFQDFFFWFFSGTAVFMFALWQNDGIVRGYVLIGVLVGALAYYLTIGALITRSATAIIGFFQRISGKIKYSVHQRREAFDRKWTAAKTRRKHEKEQAQLKKAAEREKRPKNPKKRRKKKGKTLEFESSGVV, from the coding sequence ATGAACCCCATCATTGACTCTGAACCGGCTTATGCGCTGAGCGTGTTTTTGCTGTCCTGTCTGCTCGGTATAATACTCTCCGTTTTTTACGGTTTTTTTAAAATATTACGCATTGCGATCAAATTCAATGCCGTTGCAATTGCTTTTCAAGATTTTTTCTTTTGGTTTTTCAGCGGTACAGCTGTCTTTATGTTTGCGCTTTGGCAAAACGATGGTATCGTCCGGGGCTATGTGCTGATCGGCGTATTGGTCGGCGCTTTGGCATATTATCTGACGATCGGCGCGTTAATCACTCGATCGGCAACTGCGATTATCGGATTTTTTCAGCGTATTTCGGGTAAAATAAAATACAGTGTGCATCAAAGACGCGAAGCATTTGACCGAAAGTGGACGGCGGCGAAAACACGGAGAAAACACGAAAAAGAGCAAGCGCAGCTTAAAAAGGCTGCTGAACGCGAAAAAAGGCCGAAAAATCCGAAAAAACGGCGCAAAAAAAAGGGAAAAACACTTGAATTCGAATCGAGCGGTGTTGTATAA
- a CDS encoding MazG family protein, translated as MVKFEEKSDYTIDDLLEIMRILRSPEGCPWDREQTHATIKKNMIEEAYEAVEAIEQNDSAELCEELGDVLLQIVFHAQMAKETDEFDFDKVCDGICKKLILRHPHVFGEVKADTADKVLDNWAEIKKVEKGQADTADVMNAVARSLPALMRGQKIAKAAVKGGILESVETQADTSKKISSLIWEAVRLAVTEKVDAEEVFTDFLDDYISRERGKS; from the coding sequence TTGGTCAAGTTTGAAGAAAAATCAGATTATACAATTGACGATTTACTTGAGATCATGCGGATTTTACGCAGTCCCGAGGGTTGTCCGTGGGACAGGGAACAGACGCACGCAACCATCAAGAAGAACATGATTGAAGAGGCCTACGAGGCCGTTGAAGCGATCGAACAAAATGACAGCGCGGAATTGTGCGAAGAACTCGGAGATGTACTCTTACAGATCGTTTTTCACGCACAGATGGCTAAAGAGACTGATGAATTCGATTTTGACAAGGTTTGCGACGGGATTTGTAAAAAACTGATTCTGCGCCACCCGCATGTGTTCGGCGAAGTCAAGGCCGACACAGCCGATAAGGTTTTGGATAATTGGGCTGAAATCAAGAAAGTTGAAAAGGGACAAGCTGATACCGCAGATGTCATGAACGCGGTAGCACGTTCGCTGCCCGCATTAATGCGGGGGCAGAAAATTGCCAAAGCGGCGGTGAAAGGCGGCATCTTGGAGTCGGTCGAGACACAGGCGGATACAAGTAAAAAGATCAGTTCGTTGATTTGGGAAGCGGTTCGTCTTGCAGTCACCGAAAAAGTGGATGCCGAAGAGGTCTTTACCGATTTTCTCGACGATTATATCTCTCGGGAGAGAGGAAAAAGTTAA
- a CDS encoding fumarate hydratase, producing the protein MRTIPAGEITKAVKRLYIQASTQLPADMAGKLLTCEKTEQGRAAVILHTLNQNIALAREKHIPICQDTGAVVVFAEIGQDVHIEGSFEQAVNDGVAAACKDGFLRASMVSDPIRRKNTGDNTPAIIHLRLVEGDQIKLMVAPKGFGSENMSKIKMFSPAADEWDIADFVIQAAEEAAPNACAPLVVGVGLGGDFEQSALLAKKALCRSIDIRNPDPDYALLENMILSGVNALGIGPQGFGGRITALAVNVEYAPTHIAGLPVAVNIGCHVNRHAEAIL; encoded by the coding sequence ATGAGAACGATTCCCGCCGGGGAAATTACAAAAGCCGTCAAACGGCTCTATATTCAAGCCAGTACGCAGCTTCCGGCGGATATGGCCGGGAAATTGTTAACCTGTGAAAAAACGGAACAGGGACGGGCTGCGGTCATTTTGCATACGCTGAATCAAAATATCGCCCTTGCGCGGGAAAAGCACATCCCAATTTGTCAGGATACGGGCGCGGTGGTTGTATTCGCCGAAATCGGACAGGATGTACACATCGAGGGGTCGTTTGAACAGGCCGTCAACGACGGAGTCGCCGCGGCATGTAAGGACGGCTTTTTGCGCGCTTCGATGGTCTCCGACCCGATTCGCCGCAAGAATACCGGCGATAACACGCCTGCGATCATACACCTTCGGCTGGTTGAGGGCGATCAGATAAAATTAATGGTGGCACCGAAGGGTTTCGGCAGCGAAAATATGAGCAAAATAAAAATGTTCTCGCCCGCGGCAGACGAGTGGGATATCGCCGATTTTGTTATTCAGGCCGCAGAAGAAGCTGCGCCGAATGCCTGCGCGCCGCTTGTCGTCGGCGTGGGTTTGGGCGGTGATTTCGAACAGTCGGCGCTGTTGGCGAAAAAAGCCCTTTGCCGCAGTATCGATATCCGTAATCCCGATCCCGATTATGCGCTGCTTGAGAATATGATTCTTTCCGGCGTCAACGCGCTCGGCATCGGCCCACAGGGTTTCGGCGGGAGAATTACGGCGCTGGCGGTCAACGTCGAGTATGCGCCCACACACATCGCGGGACTTCCCGTAGCGGTGAATATCGGCTGTCACGTCAACCGGCATGCCGAGGCTATATTGTAA
- a CDS encoding RNA-binding S4 domain-containing protein produces the protein MRLDKYLKVSRLIKRRTVANQACDGGRINVNGKPAKASYDVKIGDKISIEIGEHATVAEVVCVIENARKEQAQEMFRILEER, from the coding sequence ATGAGATTAGACAAATATCTGAAAGTCAGCCGGCTGATAAAAAGGCGCACAGTGGCGAATCAGGCCTGTGACGGCGGTCGGATCAACGTCAACGGAAAGCCTGCCAAAGCATCTTACGACGTCAAGATCGGGGATAAAATCAGCATTGAAATCGGTGAACATGCCACGGTTGCAGAAGTTGTTTGCGTCATTGAGAACGCACGCAAAGAACAGGCGCAGGAAATGTTCCGAATCCTTGAGGAGAGATAA
- a CDS encoding septum formation initiator family protein — MAVVYVIVSVISLRLQINEAQQKLTLLTQQLEQQELQNSELDDLLSADEQQQIEQTARDKLGLVYPDERVYIDIS; from the coding sequence ATGGCCGTGGTGTATGTCATTGTTTCCGTGATCAGCTTGCGGCTTCAAATCAATGAGGCTCAACAGAAACTGACGCTTTTAACCCAACAGCTTGAGCAACAGGAACTGCAGAATTCCGAACTTGACGATCTGCTCTCCGCCGATGAACAACAGCAGATTGAACAGACCGCCAGAGATAAACTCGGGCTCGTTTATCCAGACGAGCGGGTTTATATTGATATCTCATAA
- a CDS encoding HU family DNA-binding protein — MTKQELINSIAEKTGFTKKDSDKALEAFVETVTDALKKGDKVALAGFGTFEVRARKARVGINPRTKEKISIPAAKTPAFKAGKALKDGVK, encoded by the coding sequence ATGACAAAGCAGGAACTTATCAATTCCATCGCCGAAAAAACGGGCTTTACCAAAAAGGATTCCGACAAGGCGCTTGAGGCCTTTGTCGAGACAGTGACGGACGCTCTGAAAAAAGGCGATAAGGTTGCGCTGGCAGGTTTCGGTACATTCGAAGTCAGAGCCAGAAAAGCCAGAGTCGGCATCAACCCCCGCACAAAGGAGAAAATCTCGATTCCTGCAGCCAAAACACCGGCTTTCAAAGCGGGAAAAGCGCTTAAGGACGGCGTAAAGTAA